One genomic segment of [Phormidium] sp. ETS-05 includes these proteins:
- the lipA gene encoding lipoyl synthase — MTVKPDWLRVKAPQRERVGTVKDILRDLALNTVCEEASCPNIGECFHHGTATFLIMGPACTRACPYCDIDFEKKPKPLDPTEPERLGEAVRRMKLNHVVVTSVNRDDLPDGGAGQFARCIEAIRIASPGTTIEVLIPDLCGNWQALEVILQAKPEVLNHNTETVARLYRRVRPQGDYQRSLELLKRAKEAAPWTYTKSGIMVGIGETDAEIKEVMMDLRGVDCDILTIGQYMQPTPLHLPVINWVTPDEFEAWRVFGESVGFLQVVASPLTRSSYHAEQVRALMERYPRGRTTETVGETGFLN; from the coding sequence GTGACTGTTAAGCCAGATTGGTTGCGAGTAAAAGCGCCTCAGCGGGAGCGCGTGGGCACAGTTAAAGACATTTTGCGGGATTTAGCCCTGAATACGGTGTGTGAAGAGGCATCCTGCCCGAATATCGGCGAGTGCTTTCACCACGGCACGGCTACTTTTTTGATTATGGGACCGGCATGCACCCGCGCCTGTCCCTACTGCGATATTGATTTTGAGAAAAAGCCAAAACCCCTAGACCCCACGGAGCCGGAACGACTAGGGGAAGCAGTGCGCCGGATGAAGTTAAATCATGTGGTAGTGACTTCGGTGAACCGGGATGATTTGCCAGATGGGGGTGCAGGTCAGTTCGCCCGGTGTATTGAGGCGATTAGAATCGCTTCGCCGGGAACGACGATCGAAGTTTTGATTCCCGACTTATGTGGCAATTGGCAGGCTTTGGAGGTGATTTTACAGGCCAAGCCAGAGGTCCTCAACCACAATACAGAAACAGTGGCGCGTCTTTACCGACGGGTGCGCCCCCAAGGCGATTATCAGCGCAGTTTGGAACTGCTGAAGCGGGCAAAGGAAGCCGCACCCTGGACTTATACGAAATCAGGAATTATGGTGGGGATCGGGGAAACTGATGCGGAAATCAAGGAAGTAATGATGGACCTGCGGGGGGTAGATTGCGATATTCTGACCATAGGCCAGTATATGCAGCCAACTCCTTTGCATTTGCCTGTGATTAACTGGGTGACGCCGGATGAGTTTGAGGCTTGGCGAGTATTTGGTGAATCCGTGGGTTTTTTACAGGTAGTGGCATCACCGCTGACGCGAAGCTCATATCACGCGGAGCAGGTAAGAGCGCTGATGGAACGTTATCCCAGAGGACGGACCACGGAAACGGTGGGAGAAACCGGGTTTCTTAACTAA
- the hetR gene encoding heterocyst differentiation master regulator HetR, with the protein MSNDLDLIRRLSPSAMDQIMLYLAFSAMRTSGHRHGAFLDAAATAAKCAIYMTYLEQGQNLRMTGHLHHIEPKRVKAIVEEVKEALTEGKLLKMLGSQEPRYLIQFPYVWLERYPWQPGVARIPGTSLTTEEKRQLERKLPPQLPDAQVINSFQFMELIEFLHARSQEVFPPERQMPLSEALAEHIKRRLIYSGTVTKIDSPWGTPFYALTRSSYAPPDDEERTYIMVEDTARYFRLMKDWSEKQPKVMRLLEELDIPPARLDDAMEELDEVIRAWADKYHTRGGKTMVLQMVFGSHEES; encoded by the coding sequence ATGAGCAACGACCTAGATCTGATCAGACGCCTTAGCCCCAGCGCAATGGATCAGATCATGTTATATCTGGCCTTCAGCGCCATGAGAACGAGTGGGCACCGGCACGGAGCATTTCTGGATGCAGCGGCAACAGCAGCCAAATGTGCCATCTATATGACTTATCTGGAGCAGGGACAGAACCTGAGAATGACAGGACACCTGCACCACATTGAGCCGAAGCGGGTAAAGGCGATCGTCGAAGAAGTCAAAGAGGCGCTCACAGAAGGGAAACTGCTAAAAATGCTGGGTTCCCAAGAACCCCGATATCTGATTCAGTTTCCTTATGTCTGGCTAGAGAGATATCCTTGGCAACCCGGTGTAGCCAGAATTCCCGGCACCAGTCTCACCACCGAAGAAAAGCGGCAGTTGGAGCGCAAACTCCCACCCCAACTTCCCGACGCTCAGGTAATTAACTCATTTCAGTTCATGGAACTGATTGAGTTCCTCCACGCTCGCTCTCAAGAGGTATTTCCTCCAGAGCGGCAAATGCCATTGAGCGAAGCTCTAGCGGAACATATCAAGCGCCGCTTGATCTACTCGGGAACGGTGACTAAAATAGATTCCCCCTGGGGGACTCCTTTTTACGCCCTGACCAGATCTTCCTACGCACCACCTGATGACGAAGAGCGCACCTATATCATGGTGGAAGATACCGCCCGCTACTTCCGCCTGATGAAGGATTGGTCAGAAAAACAGCCGAAAGTGATGCGGTTGTTGGAAGAGCTGGATATTCCCCCCGCTCGGCTAGACGATGCGATGGAGGAATTGGATGAGGTGATCCGAGCCTGGGCCGATAAATATCACACACGAGGAGGCAAGACAATGGTCCTCCAGATGGTTTTCGGTTCCCACGAAGAATCCTGA